A window from Carbonactinospora thermoautotrophica encodes these proteins:
- a CDS encoding RAMP superfamily CRISPR-associated protein produces the protein MPRPGRPMLARLRVRGWLQVRTPLHVGGAERDPNGDLQVAVNGRGQPYVPGTSLAGALRAFAEGDRPPAERLDSPWGYVMPGTQKGTASRVVVQDALITNTPSLGKDGLPDDVLDPAQLETRVSVGVDRVSGTAAHGFLHGRLVVPRGAYLRLELDVESTPDDLGEDRVWLGRLLGALAEGRVRLGAAKTRGLGRVELLTEALQIHEQRFDNRAGLLAALHGDGGQAWTLTDLRPDQDQAVRQALGIEIGWRPAAPVMVRSAVDGVAVDAVPLTSATSPTQVAPVLPGSALKGRLRAQAERIERTVRALDAPTAGDEAGPAERSAAFRRQLDQLAAVRALFGAAPAPRARDTTSNPASEEDSRGVGAVAVDDCFATSSIPAEVWNAVYCVPGDDPQAAGEPQGLDPGAREELARYGLEQADHVAIDRWTGGAAEGRLYSVLEPHGLAWEPITLTVDLDRLARHRDVSADAALALLLLVLRDLKAGRVPLGYATNRGLGDITVDAVTLTFPDQRGQVELDEFLASPEADRLTGAWCAYIDGSTP, from the coding sequence ATGCCGCGCCCGGGACGCCCGATGCTGGCCCGGCTGCGGGTCCGCGGGTGGCTGCAGGTGCGCACCCCGCTGCACGTGGGCGGGGCGGAGCGGGACCCGAACGGGGACCTGCAGGTCGCGGTGAACGGCCGCGGCCAGCCCTACGTGCCCGGCACCAGCCTGGCCGGGGCGCTGCGCGCCTTCGCCGAGGGCGACCGGCCGCCCGCGGAGCGGCTCGACTCCCCCTGGGGGTACGTGATGCCCGGCACCCAGAAGGGGACCGCCAGCCGGGTGGTGGTCCAGGACGCGCTCATCACGAACACTCCCAGCCTGGGCAAGGACGGTCTGCCGGACGACGTGCTCGACCCCGCCCAGCTGGAGACCCGGGTGTCGGTCGGGGTGGACCGGGTCAGCGGGACCGCCGCGCACGGCTTCCTGCACGGGCGGCTCGTCGTGCCGCGCGGGGCGTACCTGCGGCTGGAACTCGACGTCGAGTCCACCCCGGACGACCTTGGGGAAGACCGGGTCTGGCTGGGACGGCTGTTGGGGGCGCTGGCCGAGGGCCGGGTGCGGTTGGGCGCGGCGAAGACCCGGGGCCTGGGCCGGGTGGAACTGCTCACCGAGGCGTTGCAGATCCACGAGCAACGGTTCGACAACCGCGCCGGCCTGCTGGCCGCCCTGCACGGCGACGGCGGCCAGGCGTGGACGCTCACAGACCTGCGCCCAGACCAGGATCAGGCGGTGCGGCAGGCCCTGGGGATAGAAATCGGCTGGCGCCCGGCCGCGCCGGTCATGGTCCGCTCGGCCGTGGACGGTGTCGCCGTGGACGCGGTCCCGCTCACCAGCGCGACCAGCCCCACGCAGGTCGCGCCGGTCCTGCCGGGCAGCGCGCTGAAGGGCCGGCTGCGGGCCCAAGCGGAGCGGATCGAACGCACGGTGCGCGCGCTGGACGCGCCGACCGCCGGGGACGAGGCCGGGCCGGCCGAACGCAGCGCCGCCTTCCGCCGCCAGCTCGACCAGCTCGCGGCGGTGCGGGCCCTGTTCGGCGCCGCACCTGCCCCTCGCGCACGGGACACGACGTCGAACCCTGCCTCGGAGGAGGATTCCCGTGGGGTGGGCGCGGTCGCGGTCGACGACTGCTTCGCCACCTCGAGCATCCCAGCCGAGGTGTGGAACGCGGTGTACTGCGTGCCGGGCGACGACCCGCAGGCGGCGGGGGAGCCGCAAGGGCTGGACCCGGGTGCGCGCGAGGAGCTCGCCCGGTACGGGTTGGAGCAGGCCGACCACGTGGCGATCGACCGGTGGACCGGGGGTGCGGCGGAGGGCCGCCTGTACAGCGTGCTCGAACCGCACGGCCTCGCCTGGGAGCCGATCACCCTGACCGTGGACCTGGACCGGCTCGCCCGCCACCGGGACGTCTCCGCTGATGCGGCACTGGCCCTGTTGCTGCTCGTGCTGCGGGACCTCAAGGCCGGGCGGGTGCCGCTCGGCTACGCCACCAACCGGGGCCTGGGCGACATCACCGTCGACGCCGTCACGCTCACTTTCCCCGACCAGCGAGGCCAGGTCGAGCTGGACGAGTTCCTGGCCTCGCCCGAGGCCGACCGCCTCACCGGCGCGTGGTGCGCCTACATCGACGGGAGCACCCCATGA
- the csx19 gene encoding type III-D CRISPR-associated protein Csx19 encodes MTTPTTTLYARAADGIGLPDALARAGFRSAVALLSTPTAHTVAQVRDGDCRTPAGPCDLAEVFEARIFNPEMELRWLHEAGGLGRAVVLGEDEAALPAAFGDPLAPLHAIEVLAAHYLLWGRPVDDTPEGWTTLYTARVGVLRVPATVSTSDHRLRLVAREYVVVEPRHGNAYVGEERLLGLEETPVPAPARQGEGRTP; translated from the coding sequence ATGACTACCCCGACGACCACCCTGTACGCCCGGGCCGCGGACGGCATCGGCCTGCCGGACGCCCTGGCCCGTGCCGGTTTCCGCTCCGCCGTGGCGTTGCTGTCCACGCCGACCGCCCACACCGTCGCGCAGGTCCGCGACGGCGACTGCCGCACCCCCGCCGGCCCTTGCGACCTGGCCGAGGTGTTCGAGGCCCGGATCTTCAACCCCGAGATGGAGCTGCGCTGGCTGCACGAGGCGGGCGGGCTGGGCCGGGCGGTCGTCCTCGGCGAGGACGAGGCGGCGCTACCGGCGGCGTTCGGCGACCCGCTGGCGCCGCTCCACGCTATCGAGGTGCTCGCCGCGCACTACCTGCTGTGGGGTCGGCCCGTCGACGACACGCCTGAAGGGTGGACCACCCTGTACACCGCTCGCGTCGGGGTCCTGCGGGTGCCGGCCACGGTGTCCACCTCCGACCACCGGCTGCGGCTGGTGGCCCGCGAGTACGTCGTCGTCGAACCCCGGCACGGCAACGCCTATGTCGGCGAGGAACGCCTGCTCGGCTTGGAGGAGACGCCGGTGCCCGCTCCGGCCAGACAGGGGGAAGGCAGGACGCCATGA
- a CDS encoding TIGR03986 family type III CRISPR-associated RAMP protein, translating into MSEQTRTGVLAWDGDRKRLVIVEAGGGKPRPVSNPDRDLAPELRARFGPGLDGTRVDFTWRKGQPRQIRPAGASAPVRPAAPRPVAADSFLNPYTFVPALPRDHAGGDLADAVPIGHHRLAPHRWSGRIGVVLTVVTPLLVLDTARADRDPATGHATYPVLLRDGSPHLPATSVKGMLRAAYEAVTNSRLGVFTGHTDRLAFRMPAADSQRMVPARISDDGTKIVLLPGDTPPGGQTRPNPVLHAAWLPRYRGACVTYPDKTLPGHGDEVEAEVELVQHYRWNKWANRHEEDFQVWRVRSLARAGQAPPAPTGQPPQPRRAGRSYYEPTGRTKRIRGWVFVTNRNINRKHDERIFFTGEEPERIHELTGELRAQWENLIRDYRAAHREAEIWERPGKNGVVRPDEYIDDRPGRTAWSPHLYDEGYLALKPGDLCYAHVNDTGEIEGLYPVAVSRRLFRAAPEDLLHPTLRPATSLAELSPADRVFGWVAPSGPGSYRGHLRVGPVTCDQGPEAVADFGADGVPLAILGQPKPQQGRFYLAHSAQAPDRPLSPGLGKDRWYTEGQALRGRKVYRHHAGLPEGYWADPTEDRTQQLTGGRYQEYRRPRQGTEKGELTPDGRAFVTDPEKEQRDDQNRSIRGWIQPGTTFRFTLEVDNLSAVELGALAWLLRLPEGHYHRLGYGKPLGFGSVRLDIDPARTDLRSGEQWTAYYRTLRPDTSPSAEHAGEHASTILDQARHAFEQAAAGGQPVNQTPHLAAFLAAAQGRPGVAVHYPRVRPEGMPEDVPVPPDPRGQSFSWFVENERQERRRIRTDRGLSLPAGNEPLPIYPDSR; encoded by the coding sequence ATGAGCGAGCAGACCCGCACCGGGGTGCTGGCCTGGGACGGTGACCGCAAGCGGCTGGTCATCGTCGAAGCCGGCGGCGGCAAGCCGCGCCCGGTCAGCAACCCCGACCGCGACCTGGCACCAGAGCTGCGGGCGCGGTTCGGCCCAGGCCTGGACGGGACGCGCGTCGACTTCACCTGGCGCAAGGGCCAGCCACGCCAGATCCGCCCGGCCGGCGCCTCCGCCCCGGTACGCCCCGCCGCCCCCCGGCCCGTGGCCGCGGACAGCTTCCTCAACCCCTACACATTCGTCCCCGCCCTCCCCCGCGACCACGCCGGCGGTGACCTCGCCGACGCCGTACCGATCGGCCACCACCGACTGGCCCCGCACCGGTGGAGCGGCCGCATCGGAGTGGTCCTCACCGTGGTCACCCCGCTGCTGGTCCTAGACACCGCCCGCGCCGACCGGGATCCCGCCACCGGGCACGCGACCTACCCGGTGCTGCTGCGCGACGGCTCCCCACACCTGCCCGCCACCTCGGTCAAAGGCATGCTCCGCGCGGCGTACGAGGCGGTGACCAACTCCCGGCTGGGGGTTTTCACCGGCCACACCGACCGGCTCGCCTTCCGGATGCCGGCCGCCGACAGCCAGCGCATGGTCCCGGCCCGCATCAGCGACGACGGGACGAAGATCGTGCTGCTGCCCGGCGACACGCCCCCCGGCGGGCAGACGCGACCCAACCCGGTCCTGCACGCCGCCTGGCTGCCCCGCTACCGGGGCGCCTGCGTCACCTACCCGGACAAGACCCTGCCCGGCCACGGGGACGAGGTGGAGGCCGAGGTCGAGCTGGTCCAGCACTACCGCTGGAACAAGTGGGCGAACCGGCACGAGGAGGACTTCCAGGTGTGGCGGGTGCGGTCCCTGGCCCGCGCCGGACAGGCCCCGCCTGCCCCCACGGGCCAGCCGCCGCAGCCCCGACGCGCCGGCCGTTCGTATTACGAGCCGACGGGGCGGACCAAGCGGATCCGCGGGTGGGTCTTCGTGACCAACCGCAACATCAACCGCAAGCACGATGAGCGGATCTTCTTCACCGGTGAGGAGCCCGAGCGGATCCACGAGCTGACCGGCGAGCTGCGCGCCCAGTGGGAGAACCTCATCCGCGACTACCGGGCCGCCCACCGCGAGGCCGAGATCTGGGAACGCCCCGGCAAGAACGGCGTGGTCAGGCCCGACGAGTACATCGACGACAGGCCCGGCCGCACGGCGTGGAGCCCTCACCTGTACGACGAGGGCTATCTCGCCCTCAAGCCCGGCGACCTGTGCTATGCCCACGTGAACGACACCGGGGAGATCGAGGGCCTGTACCCGGTCGCGGTGTCCCGCCGCCTGTTCCGCGCCGCGCCGGAGGACTTGCTGCACCCCACCCTGCGCCCCGCGACCAGCCTCGCCGAGCTGTCCCCGGCCGATCGGGTGTTCGGCTGGGTGGCGCCGTCCGGCCCCGGTTCCTATCGGGGTCACCTGCGCGTCGGGCCGGTCACCTGCGACCAGGGGCCGGAGGCGGTCGCCGACTTCGGCGCCGACGGGGTGCCGCTGGCGATCCTCGGCCAGCCCAAACCGCAGCAGGGCCGCTTCTACCTCGCCCACAGCGCGCAGGCCCCGGACCGCCCGCTGTCACCCGGGCTCGGCAAGGACCGCTGGTACACCGAGGGCCAGGCCCTGCGCGGGCGCAAGGTGTACCGGCACCACGCCGGACTGCCCGAAGGCTACTGGGCAGACCCCACCGAGGACCGCACCCAACAGCTCACCGGCGGCCGCTACCAGGAGTACCGCCGGCCCCGCCAGGGCACCGAGAAGGGCGAACTCACCCCCGATGGGCGCGCTTTCGTCACCGACCCGGAGAAGGAACAGCGCGACGACCAGAACCGCTCGATCCGCGGCTGGATCCAACCCGGCACGACGTTCCGCTTCACCCTTGAGGTCGACAACCTCAGCGCAGTGGAACTCGGGGCCCTGGCCTGGCTGCTGCGACTACCCGAGGGGCACTACCACCGGCTCGGCTACGGCAAGCCGCTCGGATTCGGCAGCGTACGCCTCGACATCGACCCAGCCCGCACCGACCTGCGCAGCGGCGAACAGTGGACCGCCTACTACCGCACGCTGCGCCCCGACACCAGCCCCAGCGCCGAGCACGCGGGCGAACACGCCTCGACGATCCTCGACCAGGCGCGCCACGCCTTCGAACAGGCCGCCGCCGGCGGCCAGCCGGTGAACCAGACACCCCACCTCGCGGCGTTCCTCGCCGCGGCCCAGGGCAGGCCGGGGGTGGCCGTGCACTACCCGCGCGTACGACCTGAAGGCATGCCCGAGGACGTCCCCGTGCCGCCCGACCCGCGCGGCCAGTCGTTCTCCTGGTTCGTCGAGAACGAGCGGCAAGAGCGCCGCCGGATCCGCACCGACCGCGGACTGAGCCTGCCCGCCGGAAACGAACCCCTACCCATCTACCCAGACAGCCGCTGA
- a CDS encoding S-4TM family putative pore-forming effector, whose product MTTTDPDPAPVLGQPHRICQRQNETRFREMLAAYSYRYRVASVYRRLRVTGTIALAALAPVFSVLWPQAAPTLGAVAALWLVLGRTLLDAAEQAHIDRAARIQEYFDTHLFGLPWNPDLGREELVCEDIATDARRGPRPDSDRYQDWYDDDGATPWPLDVLLCQYQNAAWGRRNHQAYVPWLAAAGAAVFLLGLALAITRHMSVSTYLVQLLLPTSPALLDLALLARDHKRHATAKQRVEDDINNLLNRYLTGEQVTATDCRKIQDAIYRLRRTGPRIPHWFYRSQRQKDTRATAASIQQLRDRIKAKTAN is encoded by the coding sequence ATGACCACTACCGATCCCGACCCCGCCCCCGTTCTCGGCCAGCCGCACCGAATCTGCCAGCGGCAGAACGAGACCCGCTTTCGGGAGATGCTCGCCGCCTACAGTTACCGGTACCGCGTCGCCAGCGTCTACCGGCGCCTGCGGGTCACCGGCACCATCGCCCTCGCCGCCCTCGCCCCCGTCTTCAGCGTCCTCTGGCCGCAGGCCGCCCCCACCCTCGGCGCCGTCGCCGCCTTGTGGCTCGTCCTGGGCCGCACCCTGCTCGACGCCGCCGAACAAGCCCACATCGACCGCGCCGCCCGCATCCAGGAATACTTCGACACCCACCTGTTCGGCCTGCCCTGGAACCCCGACCTCGGCCGGGAAGAACTCGTCTGCGAGGACATCGCCACCGACGCCCGCCGTGGCCCCCGCCCCGACTCCGACCGCTACCAGGACTGGTACGACGACGACGGCGCCACCCCCTGGCCCCTCGATGTTCTCCTGTGCCAGTACCAGAACGCTGCCTGGGGGCGACGCAACCACCAGGCCTACGTGCCCTGGCTCGCCGCCGCCGGCGCCGCTGTCTTCCTCCTCGGCCTGGCCCTCGCGATCACCCGCCACATGTCCGTCTCCACCTACCTGGTGCAGCTGCTCCTGCCCACAAGTCCAGCTCTGCTCGACCTGGCCTTGCTCGCCCGCGACCACAAGCGCCACGCCACCGCCAAGCAACGGGTCGAGGACGACATCAACAACCTGCTCAACCGCTACCTCACCGGGGAACAAGTCACAGCCACCGACTGCCGGAAAATCCAGGATGCGATCTACCGGCTACGCCGCACCGGGCCACGCATCCCCCACTGGTTCTACCGGAGCCAGCGCCAGAAAGACACACGCGCGACCGCGGCGAGCATCCAGCAACTACGTGACCGCATCAAAGCCAAGACCGCGAACTAG
- a CDS encoding DUF1775 domain-containing protein encodes MPNERPNASTIKLEVLFPAEQPLASVSVKPHPGWKHTVEKAKLAKPIEAHGNRAKSPLVRAVNGTVPAQTTCATSANVMRFYALSCGRSAETLRRFRRP; translated from the coding sequence GTGCCCAACGAGCGCCCGAACGCGAGCACGATCAAGCTTGAGGTGCTTTTCCCGGCCGAGCAGCCGCTGGCCTCCGTCAGCGTCAAGCCCCACCCGGGGTGGAAGCACACCGTCGAGAAGGCCAAGCTCGCCAAGCCCATCGAGGCGCACGGAAACCGTGCGAAATCCCCTCTCGTGCGGGCGGTCAATGGAACCGTCCCGGCTCAGACGACGTGTGCTACTTCTGCAAACGTCATGCGTTTCTATGCCCTCTCGTGCGGGCGGTCAGCGGAAACCCTTCGCCGTTTTCGGCGGCCCTGA
- a CDS encoding PPOX class F420-dependent oxidoreductase: MAVRLSDEDIELLRKPVFAHVATVMPDGTPQVTPVWIDTDGEAVLFNTAKGRVKHRNLTRNPNVAVSLTDDANPYKMLAIRGRAELIEEGADEHIDALAKKYLGVDTYPYRQPGEERVIVRITPTARAVMG; the protein is encoded by the coding sequence GTGGCAGTACGGCTCAGCGACGAGGACATCGAGCTGCTGCGCAAGCCGGTGTTCGCCCACGTGGCCACCGTCATGCCGGACGGCACGCCCCAAGTCACCCCGGTGTGGATCGACACCGACGGCGAGGCGGTGCTGTTCAACACCGCGAAGGGCCGGGTCAAGCACCGCAACCTGACCCGGAACCCGAACGTGGCGGTCTCGCTGACCGACGACGCGAACCCCTACAAGATGCTGGCCATCCGGGGCCGGGCCGAGCTGATCGAGGAGGGGGCCGACGAGCACATCGACGCGCTGGCCAAGAAGTACCTGGGCGTCGACACCTACCCGTACCGCCAGCCCGGCGAGGAACGCGTCATCGTCCGGATAACCCCGACCGCCAGGGCGGTCATGGGCTGA
- the plsX gene encoding phosphate acyltransferase PlsX, translating into MRQGRMPEQRVRVAVDAMGGDHAPAEIVAGAVAAARDHGLEIVLVGKEPEVRRLLTIHGVDGQVEVVPADQEVRMHEGALSAWRRTRSSVAIGCELVRSGQAQALVSAGSTSAVVAAATRRLGTAPGVLRPAIAVILPTRPSPMVLLDVGATADPSPAMLVQFALLGTAYAGATLGVADPRVGLLSIGAEPEKGNRLARRAHAHLAAAPVRFVGNVEGGDLLAGAADVVVTDGFTGNVVLKSLEGALRFAVTEIRDALTAHPVARLAALPHRGRLRRLASRFDPDTYGGAALLGLSQTVVIVHGAARARAVTNACLLARDLAGTGVVTQPLAELRPAAGQDPPDT; encoded by the coding sequence ATGCGGCAGGGTCGGATGCCTGAGCAACGGGTACGGGTGGCGGTGGACGCCATGGGCGGCGACCACGCCCCCGCGGAGATCGTGGCCGGAGCGGTCGCGGCGGCCCGCGACCACGGGCTGGAGATCGTCCTCGTCGGCAAGGAGCCCGAGGTGCGCCGGCTGCTCACCATCCACGGGGTCGACGGGCAGGTGGAGGTCGTGCCCGCCGACCAGGAGGTGCGGATGCACGAAGGCGCCCTCTCCGCCTGGCGGCGCACCCGATCCAGCGTGGCGATCGGCTGCGAGCTGGTGCGCTCCGGCCAGGCCCAGGCGCTGGTGTCCGCCGGCTCCACCAGCGCGGTCGTCGCGGCGGCGACCCGGCGGCTGGGCACCGCGCCCGGAGTGCTGCGCCCGGCGATCGCCGTGATACTGCCCACCCGGCCGTCTCCGATGGTGCTCCTCGACGTGGGCGCCACGGCCGACCCGAGCCCCGCCATGCTCGTCCAGTTCGCGCTGCTCGGCACGGCCTACGCGGGCGCCACCCTGGGTGTGGCCGATCCCCGGGTGGGCCTGCTGTCGATCGGGGCGGAGCCGGAGAAGGGCAACCGGCTGGCCCGGCGGGCGCACGCGCACCTCGCCGCGGCGCCGGTGCGGTTCGTCGGCAACGTGGAGGGCGGCGACCTGCTCGCCGGGGCCGCCGACGTGGTGGTCACCGACGGGTTCACCGGCAACGTGGTGCTGAAGTCGCTGGAGGGCGCGCTACGGTTCGCGGTCACCGAGATCCGCGACGCGCTGACCGCCCACCCCGTCGCCCGGCTCGCCGCCCTGCCGCACCGCGGACGGCTGCGCCGGCTGGCGAGCCGCTTCGACCCGGACACCTACGGCGGCGCCGCTCTCCTGGGCCTGTCCCAGACCGTGGTGATCGTGCACGGGGCGGCCCGGGCGCGGGCCGTCACCAACGCCTGCCTGCTCGCCCGCGACCTCGCCGGCACGGGCGTGGTGACCCAGCCGCTGGCGGAGCTGCGCCCCGCCGCCGGGCAGGACCCGCCCGACACCTGA
- a CDS encoding O-methyltransferase, which yields MDQTLSEFLHALCEEGRVHDVAEPDRLRHRSNLHPDSAAVLAMLTRAAGARSVLELGTSNGYSTLWLADAVRDTGGRVVTVDVSADAHARAAANLRTVGLDTYVELLTADGSHVLAELPDAEVDVVFLDVRPKSLYGRWWPELSRVLRPGGLLVADNAVSHAEEVSDFLTAAWSSPAFETVTVPVGAGLFVAWRRR from the coding sequence GTGGACCAGACCCTCAGCGAGTTCCTGCACGCGCTCTGCGAGGAAGGGCGGGTGCACGACGTGGCCGAGCCGGACCGGCTGCGGCACCGCAGCAACCTGCACCCCGACTCCGCGGCCGTGCTGGCCATGCTCACCCGCGCGGCGGGCGCGCGGTCCGTGCTGGAGCTCGGCACCTCGAACGGCTACTCCACGCTGTGGCTGGCGGACGCGGTCCGGGACACCGGCGGGCGGGTGGTCACGGTGGACGTCAGCGCGGATGCGCACGCCCGGGCCGCGGCGAACCTGCGGACGGTCGGCCTGGACACGTACGTGGAGCTGCTCACCGCCGACGGGAGCCACGTGCTGGCCGAGCTGCCGGACGCCGAGGTGGACGTGGTGTTCCTGGACGTCCGGCCCAAGTCGTTGTACGGCCGGTGGTGGCCCGAGCTGAGCCGGGTACTGCGGCCGGGCGGGCTGCTGGTCGCGGACAACGCGGTGTCGCACGCTGAGGAGGTGTCCGACTTCCTGACCGCGGCCTGGTCGTCGCCCGCGTTCGAGACGGTGACGGTGCCGGTGGGCGCGGGGCTGTTCGTCGCCTGGCGGCGCCGGTAG
- a CDS encoding SGNH/GDSL hydrolase family protein — MSRRPLRLITRLGLALLVSLTALAAPAAQATATIPSSMAALGDSITAGFNACGWYVECRSMTWSTGTDSRVRSHYTRLLAKNPEIQGHAYNYAVSGAKVADLDSQASKAVRQNVQYVTILIGANDACTSSESTMTPVSTFETRFRAAMDTLESGLPDAAIFVSSIPDIKRLWYVLKNNPAARSVWAFAGICQSMLANPTSTAAADEARRDRVRQRVIDYNTVLARVCAEYPNCEFDDNAVFDYPFVASQISSWDYFHPNKAGQTVLAEVTYRNGFGW, encoded by the coding sequence ATGTCCCGCAGGCCGCTGCGTCTCATCACCCGCTTAGGGCTCGCACTCCTGGTCTCGCTCACCGCGCTGGCCGCGCCCGCCGCGCAGGCCACCGCCACGATCCCCAGCTCCATGGCCGCCCTCGGTGACTCGATCACCGCCGGGTTCAACGCCTGCGGCTGGTACGTCGAGTGCCGCTCCATGACCTGGTCGACCGGCACCGACTCCCGCGTCCGCAGCCACTACACCCGCCTCCTCGCGAAGAACCCCGAGATCCAGGGCCACGCCTACAACTACGCGGTCAGCGGGGCCAAGGTCGCCGACCTCGACAGCCAGGCCAGCAAGGCGGTGCGGCAGAACGTCCAGTACGTGACCATCCTGATCGGCGCGAACGACGCCTGCACCTCCTCGGAGTCGACGATGACGCCGGTCAGCACGTTCGAGACACGCTTCCGGGCCGCGATGGACACGCTCGAGTCCGGCCTGCCGGACGCGGCGATCTTCGTCTCCAGCATCCCGGACATCAAGCGGCTCTGGTACGTCCTCAAGAACAACCCCGCGGCCCGGTCGGTGTGGGCGTTCGCCGGCATCTGCCAGAGCATGCTCGCCAACCCCACCTCCACCGCGGCGGCGGACGAGGCCCGGCGGGACCGGGTACGGCAGCGGGTCATCGACTACAACACCGTGCTCGCCCGCGTCTGCGCGGAGTACCCGAACTGCGAGTTCGACGACAACGCGGTCTTCGACTACCCGTTCGTCGCGAGCCAGATCAGCTCGTGGGACTACTTCCACCCGAACAAGGCCGGCCAAACGGTCCTCGCCGAGGTGACCTACCGCAACGGCTTCGGCTGGTAG
- a CDS encoding DUF3145 domain-containing protein yields MTTRGVLYIHSAPPALCPHIEWAVAGVLGVRVSLDWIRQPAAPGTWRAELSWQGEPGTAAKLASALRGWHLLRFEVTEEPSKGCEGERYSSTPTLGLFHAVTGVHGDILIPENRLRAAMLRAAQGETTLEEELNLLLGKPWDDELEPFRYAGDGAPVRWLHQVV; encoded by the coding sequence GTGACGACACGTGGGGTTCTCTATATCCACTCCGCGCCGCCTGCGTTGTGCCCGCACATCGAGTGGGCCGTCGCGGGGGTGCTCGGCGTGCGCGTGAGCCTGGACTGGATCCGCCAGCCGGCGGCGCCGGGCACATGGCGCGCCGAATTGTCCTGGCAGGGCGAGCCGGGCACGGCTGCCAAGCTGGCCTCCGCCCTGCGTGGCTGGCACTTGCTCCGGTTTGAGGTGACCGAGGAGCCGAGCAAGGGTTGTGAGGGGGAGCGTTACTCCAGCACGCCGACGCTCGGTCTCTTCCACGCCGTCACCGGCGTGCACGGGGACATCCTCATCCCGGAGAACCGCCTGCGCGCCGCCATGCTCAGAGCGGCCCAGGGGGAGACGACGCTGGAGGAAGAGCTCAACCTGCTGCTCGGCAAGCCCTGGGACGACGAGCTGGAGCCGTTCCGGTACGCCGGGGACGGCGCGCCGGTGCGCTGGCTGCACCAGGTCGTCTGA